The following are encoded together in the Streptomyces flavofungini genome:
- a CDS encoding acetyl-CoA C-acetyltransferase produces the protein MTTEAYVYDAIRTPRGRGKANGALHGTKPIDLVVGLIHEIQARFPGLDPAAIDDIVLGVVGPVGDQGSDIARIAAIAAGLPDTVAGVQENRFCASGLEAVNMAAMKVRSGWEDLVLAGGVESMSRVPMASDGGAWFADPMTNWDTNFAPQGIGADLIATIEGFSRRDVDEYAALSQERAAAAWKEGRFEKSVVPVKDRSGLVVLDHDEHLRPGTTADSLAELKPSFKDIGDLGGFDAVALQKYHWIEEIDHVHHAGNSSGIVDGASLVAIGTKEAGERNGLTPRARIVSAAVSGSEPLIMLTGPAPATRKALAKAGLSIDDIDLVEINEAFAAVVLRFVKDMGLSLDKVNVNGGAIALGHPLGATGAMILGTLVDELERRDLRYGLATLCVGGGMGIATIVERV, from the coding sequence GTGACCACCGAAGCGTATGTGTACGACGCGATCCGCACCCCGCGCGGACGCGGCAAGGCGAACGGCGCCCTGCACGGCACCAAGCCGATCGACCTCGTCGTCGGGCTCATCCACGAGATCCAGGCCCGCTTCCCCGGCCTCGACCCGGCCGCCATCGACGACATCGTGCTCGGTGTGGTGGGTCCCGTCGGCGACCAGGGCTCCGACATCGCGCGGATCGCCGCCATCGCGGCCGGACTGCCCGACACGGTCGCCGGCGTCCAGGAGAACCGCTTCTGCGCCTCGGGCCTCGAAGCGGTCAACATGGCGGCCATGAAGGTCCGTTCCGGCTGGGAGGACCTGGTGCTCGCGGGCGGCGTCGAGTCGATGTCGCGGGTGCCGATGGCCTCCGACGGCGGTGCCTGGTTCGCCGACCCGATGACCAACTGGGACACGAACTTCGCGCCCCAGGGCATCGGCGCCGACCTGATCGCCACGATCGAGGGCTTCAGCCGCCGCGACGTCGACGAGTACGCCGCCCTCTCCCAGGAGCGGGCCGCCGCCGCCTGGAAGGAAGGCCGGTTCGAGAAGTCCGTCGTCCCGGTCAAGGACCGCAGCGGCCTCGTCGTGCTCGACCACGACGAGCACCTGCGCCCCGGCACGACCGCCGACTCCCTCGCCGAGCTGAAGCCGTCCTTCAAGGACATCGGCGACCTGGGCGGGTTCGACGCGGTCGCGCTGCAGAAGTACCACTGGATCGAGGAGATCGACCACGTCCACCACGCGGGCAACTCCTCCGGCATCGTCGACGGCGCCTCGCTGGTCGCCATCGGCACCAAGGAGGCGGGCGAGCGGAACGGCCTGACGCCGCGTGCCCGCATCGTCTCCGCGGCCGTCTCCGGGTCCGAGCCGTTGATCATGCTCACCGGACCGGCGCCCGCCACCCGCAAGGCGCTCGCCAAGGCGGGGCTGAGCATCGACGACATCGACCTCGTCGAGATCAACGAGGCCTTCGCGGCCGTCGTCCTGCGCTTCGTCAAGGACATGGGCCTGTCCCTGGACAAGGTCAACGTCAACGGCGGCGCGATCGCGCTGGGGCATCCCCTGGGCGCGACCGGAGCGATGATCCTCGGGACGCTCGTGGACGAGCTGGAGCGGCGGGACCTCCGGTACGGATTGGCCACGCTGTGCGTCGGCGGAGGTATGGGCATCGCCACGATCGTGGAACGGGTGTAG
- a CDS encoding acyl-CoA dehydrogenase family protein, translating into MQRQLFEPEHDAFRETVRTFLAKEVLPHYEQWEKDGVVSREAWLAAGRQGLLGLAVPEEYGGGGNPDFRYAAVLAEEFTRAGAAGLAVGLHNDIIGPYLTGLATDEQKRRWLPGFCSGETITAIAMTEPGAGSDLQGIRTTAEDKGDHWLLNGSKTFISNGILADLVIVVARTTPEGGAHGLSLLVVERGMPGFERGRNLDKIGQKAQDTAELFFNDVRVPKENLLGELNGAFVHLMTNLAQERMGIAVAGIAAAEYLLEITTAYVKEREAFGRPLAKLQHIRFEIAEMATECAVTRSFLDRCIADHAAGTLDAVHASMAKWWATELQKRVADRCLQLHGGYGYMTEYRVAKAFTDGRIQTIYGGTTEIMKEIIGRSLLG; encoded by the coding sequence ATGCAACGGCAGCTCTTCGAGCCCGAGCACGACGCGTTCCGGGAGACGGTCCGCACCTTCCTCGCCAAGGAGGTGCTCCCGCACTACGAACAGTGGGAGAAGGACGGCGTCGTCTCCCGCGAGGCCTGGCTCGCCGCCGGTCGCCAGGGCCTGCTCGGCCTCGCCGTGCCCGAGGAGTACGGAGGCGGCGGCAACCCCGACTTCCGCTACGCCGCCGTCCTCGCCGAGGAGTTCACGCGCGCGGGCGCGGCGGGTCTCGCCGTCGGCCTGCACAACGACATCATCGGGCCGTATCTGACCGGCCTCGCCACCGACGAGCAGAAGCGGCGCTGGCTGCCCGGCTTCTGCAGCGGCGAGACCATCACGGCGATCGCCATGACCGAGCCCGGCGCGGGCTCCGACCTGCAGGGCATCCGCACGACCGCCGAGGACAAGGGCGACCACTGGCTGCTCAACGGCTCCAAGACGTTCATCTCGAACGGCATCCTCGCCGACCTCGTCATCGTGGTCGCCAGGACCACCCCCGAGGGCGGCGCGCACGGCCTGTCGCTGCTGGTCGTCGAGCGCGGCATGCCCGGCTTCGAGCGCGGCCGCAACCTCGACAAGATCGGCCAGAAGGCCCAGGACACCGCCGAGCTGTTCTTCAACGACGTGCGGGTGCCCAAGGAGAACCTGCTCGGCGAGCTCAACGGCGCGTTCGTGCACCTGATGACGAACCTCGCGCAGGAGCGCATGGGCATCGCCGTCGCCGGGATCGCCGCCGCCGAGTACCTGCTCGAGATCACCACCGCGTACGTCAAGGAGCGCGAGGCCTTCGGGCGTCCGCTGGCCAAGCTCCAGCACATCCGCTTCGAGATAGCCGAGATGGCCACCGAGTGCGCCGTGACCCGCTCCTTCCTCGACCGGTGCATCGCCGACCACGCCGCGGGCACGCTGGACGCCGTGCACGCGTCCATGGCCAAGTGGTGGGCCACCGAGCTGCAAAAGCGCGTCGCGGACCGCTGTCTGCAACTGCACGGCGGCTACGGCTACATGACGGAGTACCGCGTCGCGAAGGCGTTCACCGACGGCCGGATCCAGACCATCTACGGCGGCACGACCGAGATCATGAAGGAGATCATCGGGCGCTCGCTGCTCGGCTGA
- a CDS encoding LLM class F420-dependent oxidoreductase, producing MEISTPLAYAGDPRAGADAVAALERAGLDAVWVAEAYGFDSPTIMGYLAARTERVRIGAGILNVYSRTPALIAQTAAGLDAISGGRAVIGLGASGPQVVEGWHGKAYDKPLGRTRETIELTRRILRREVIDHHGITDMPLPPEKGSGLGKPLKILTRPVRPEVPLYVASLGPANVRMTAEVADGWLPTLFLPEKAHEVWGKPLAEGRARRDPALGPLQVVAGGLLAIGDDAAAARDLARPQIALYVGGMGAVGKNFYNDLAVAYGYEREAARIQELYLAGHKKEAEAAVPDEFCELMSLCGPAGYVRERVEVFRAAGVTMLNVIPVGPDPAGLIETVKGWL from the coding sequence ATGGAGATCTCCACCCCGCTCGCCTACGCGGGCGACCCGCGCGCGGGCGCCGACGCCGTCGCGGCCCTGGAACGGGCGGGCCTCGACGCCGTCTGGGTCGCCGAGGCGTACGGCTTCGACTCGCCCACGATCATGGGCTATCTGGCCGCCCGCACTGAGCGCGTGCGCATCGGCGCCGGGATCCTCAACGTCTACTCGCGCACCCCCGCGCTCATCGCCCAGACCGCCGCCGGGCTCGACGCCATCTCCGGGGGCCGCGCCGTCATCGGCCTCGGCGCGTCCGGGCCGCAGGTCGTCGAGGGCTGGCACGGCAAGGCGTACGACAAGCCGCTCGGCCGCACCCGGGAGACCATCGAGCTGACCCGCCGCATCCTGCGCCGCGAGGTCATCGACCACCACGGCATCACGGACATGCCGCTCCCGCCGGAGAAGGGCAGCGGCCTCGGCAAGCCCCTGAAGATCCTCACCAGGCCGGTCCGCCCGGAAGTGCCGCTCTACGTCGCCTCCTTGGGGCCCGCGAACGTCCGCATGACGGCCGAGGTCGCCGACGGCTGGCTGCCCACGCTGTTCCTGCCGGAGAAGGCGCACGAGGTCTGGGGCAAGCCCCTCGCCGAGGGCCGCGCCCGCCGGGATCCGGCGCTCGGCCCGCTCCAGGTCGTGGCGGGCGGACTCCTCGCCATCGGCGACGACGCGGCGGCCGCCCGCGACCTCGCCCGCCCGCAGATCGCCCTCTACGTCGGCGGCATGGGCGCCGTGGGCAAGAACTTCTACAACGACCTGGCGGTCGCGTACGGATACGAGCGCGAGGCCGCGCGCATCCAGGAGCTCTACCTGGCCGGGCACAAGAAGGAGGCCGAGGCCGCCGTGCCCGACGAGTTCTGCGAACTCATGTCGCTGTGCGGCCCGGCGGGCTACGTGCGCGAACGCGTCGAGGTCTTCCGCGCCGCGGGCGTCACCATGCTCAACGTCATCCCGGTCGGGCCCGACCCGGCCGGGCTCATCGAAACCGTCAAGGGCTGGCTCTAG
- a CDS encoding CaiB/BaiF CoA transferase family protein — MAVPDKGVHGPLAGVRVVELAGIGPGPFAAMLLADLGADVVRVDRPGGGGLAIDPAYDITNRNKRSVLVDLKAPTGPARVLDLVARADVLIEGYRPGVAERLGVGPEPCRARNPRLVYGRMTGWGQDGPLAERAGHDIAYIALTGTLGMIGAAGEAPTVPANLLGDYAGGSLYLVVGVLAALHHARSTGAGQVVDAAIVDGASHLSSMIRGMVAAGSWQDRRGANLLDGGCPFYGTYETADGEYMAVGALEQRFYDEFIALMGLGEVAPARKDLARWGELRAAVAARFRTRTRAEWTAVFEGSDACVAPVLSLGEAPHHPHLAARGTFVDHGGITQAAPAPRFSATPTSVRSGPARPGADTAAVAQDWDVPDLLASDAPGPDRAPVPPHPTQEGA; from the coding sequence ATGGCAGTGCCGGACAAGGGCGTTCACGGACCGCTCGCCGGGGTGCGCGTGGTCGAGCTCGCGGGCATCGGGCCGGGGCCGTTCGCCGCCATGCTGCTCGCCGACCTCGGCGCCGACGTGGTGCGCGTCGACCGCCCCGGCGGTGGCGGACTCGCGATCGACCCCGCGTACGACATCACCAACCGCAACAAGCGCAGCGTCCTCGTCGACCTCAAGGCGCCCACGGGTCCGGCCCGCGTCCTCGACCTGGTCGCCCGCGCGGACGTGCTGATCGAGGGCTATCGCCCGGGTGTCGCCGAGCGCCTCGGCGTCGGCCCCGAGCCCTGCCGCGCCCGCAACCCCCGGCTCGTCTACGGCCGCATGACCGGCTGGGGCCAGGACGGCCCGCTCGCCGAGCGCGCCGGTCACGACATCGCGTACATCGCCCTCACCGGCACGCTCGGCATGATCGGTGCCGCGGGGGAGGCGCCCACCGTCCCCGCGAACCTCCTCGGTGACTACGCGGGCGGCTCCCTGTACCTGGTCGTCGGCGTTCTCGCCGCGCTGCACCACGCGCGGTCCACCGGCGCCGGGCAGGTCGTGGACGCCGCCATCGTCGACGGCGCGTCCCACCTGTCCTCGATGATCCGCGGCATGGTCGCTGCGGGCAGCTGGCAGGACCGCAGGGGCGCGAACCTCCTCGACGGCGGCTGCCCGTTCTACGGCACCTACGAGACCGCCGACGGCGAGTACATGGCCGTGGGCGCCCTGGAGCAGCGGTTCTACGACGAGTTCATCGCGCTTATGGGCCTCGGTGAGGTCGCCCCGGCCCGCAAGGACCTGGCGCGCTGGGGCGAGCTGCGCGCGGCGGTGGCCGCCCGGTTCCGGACGCGTACGCGCGCGGAGTGGACGGCCGTCTTCGAGGGCTCCGACGCCTGCGTGGCCCCCGTGCTCTCGCTGGGGGAGGCCCCGCACCACCCGCACCTCGCCGCCCGCGGCACCTTCGTCGACCACGGCGGCATCACCCAGGCCGCGCCCGCGCCGCGCTTCTCCGCGACACCCACGTCCGTGCGCTCGGGCCCCGCGCGGCCCGGCGCCGACACGGCGGCCGTGGCCCAGGACTGGGACGTACCGGACCTGCTCGCCTCGGACGCGCCGGGCCCCGACCGGGCACCCGTCCCGCCGCACCCCACCCAGGAAGGCGCCTGA
- a CDS encoding MmcQ/YjbR family DNA-binding protein: MAETAGPRPRKPPKAALAKWERVRGFALGLPGATEEFPWGETVAKVHKKVFVFLGVDDGSHPLGVTVKLTDEAAHAHALTAPGAQPAGYGLGRSGWVSVPLEGKGAPAADLLCDWVEESYRAIAPKKRVAELEGRGT, encoded by the coding sequence ATGGCGGAGACGGCAGGGCCGCGGCCGAGGAAACCGCCGAAGGCCGCGCTGGCCAAGTGGGAGCGGGTGCGCGGCTTCGCGCTCGGCCTTCCGGGCGCCACCGAGGAGTTCCCCTGGGGCGAGACCGTCGCGAAGGTTCACAAGAAAGTGTTCGTCTTCCTCGGCGTGGACGACGGCAGCCATCCGCTGGGCGTCACCGTCAAGCTCACCGACGAGGCGGCCCACGCCCACGCCCTGACCGCCCCGGGCGCGCAACCCGCGGGGTACGGCCTCGGCAGGTCCGGCTGGGTGTCGGTCCCGCTGGAGGGCAAGGGCGCCCCGGCCGCGGACCTCCTGTGCGACTGGGTCGAGGAGAGCTACCGCGCGATCGCGCCGAAGAAGCGCGTGGCGGAACTGGAGGGGCGCGGCACATGA
- a CDS encoding saccharopine dehydrogenase family protein, protein MTSHDKDRPYDIVLFGATSFVGALTAEYLSAHAPDTLRWAIAGRDAAKLRRLRERLAEDRPGCAELPVVHADATDPAALRELAAQARVVASTVGPYLSHGQGLVAACAEAGTDYVDLCGEPEFVDLMYVRHDARARETGARLVHACGFDSVPHDLGAYFTVRQLPEDVPLRVDGFISADARFSGGTFSSALQQFARGPQMLAAARDRRRHEPRLVERRASTPASAPRYAGEVGAWALPLPTIDPQIVARSARALPRYGPDFRYRHYAAVQSLPVALGGVAAAGALFTAAQVPAVRRWLTGLLKPGEGPDAERRATSWFSMRFVGEGGGRRVFTEVWGGDPGYGETAKILAEGAMSLALDDLPAVAGQVTTAVAMGDALTERLVAAGIGFRVAAVR, encoded by the coding sequence ATGACCAGTCATGACAAGGACCGTCCCTACGACATCGTGCTCTTCGGAGCCACGAGTTTCGTGGGGGCGCTGACCGCCGAGTACCTCTCCGCGCACGCCCCCGACACCCTGCGGTGGGCCATCGCCGGACGGGACGCGGCCAAGCTGCGTCGCCTGCGGGAGCGGCTCGCGGAGGACCGTCCCGGCTGCGCGGAACTGCCCGTCGTGCACGCGGACGCAACCGATCCGGCGGCCCTGCGGGAACTGGCCGCGCAGGCGCGCGTGGTCGCGAGCACCGTCGGCCCCTACCTCAGCCACGGGCAGGGCCTGGTGGCCGCGTGCGCGGAGGCCGGGACGGACTACGTCGACCTGTGCGGCGAGCCCGAGTTCGTGGACCTGATGTACGTGCGGCACGACGCCCGCGCGCGGGAGACCGGCGCGCGCCTGGTGCACGCCTGCGGCTTCGACTCGGTACCGCACGACCTGGGCGCGTACTTCACGGTGCGTCAGCTCCCCGAGGACGTGCCGCTGCGCGTCGACGGGTTCATCAGCGCCGACGCGCGCTTCTCCGGCGGTACGTTCTCCTCCGCACTGCAGCAGTTCGCGCGCGGGCCGCAGATGCTGGCCGCCGCGCGCGACCGGCGGCGGCACGAGCCGCGGCTCGTGGAGCGCCGCGCGTCCACCCCGGCGAGCGCCCCCCGCTACGCCGGGGAGGTCGGCGCCTGGGCGCTGCCGCTGCCGACCATCGACCCGCAGATCGTGGCGCGGTCCGCGCGGGCGCTGCCGCGCTACGGCCCCGACTTCCGCTACCGCCACTACGCCGCCGTGCAGTCCCTGCCCGTCGCCCTCGGCGGCGTGGCGGCGGCGGGCGCCCTGTTCACCGCGGCCCAGGTGCCGGCCGTGCGGCGCTGGCTCACCGGCCTCCTCAAGCCCGGCGAGGGGCCCGACGCGGAGCGGCGTGCGACCAGTTGGTTCTCCATGCGCTTCGTCGGCGAGGGCGGCGGCAGGCGCGTCTTCACCGAGGTGTGGGGCGGCGACCCCGGCTACGGCGAGACCGCGAAGATCCTCGCCGAGGGCGCGATGTCCCTGGCCCTGGACGACCTGCCCGCCGTCGCGGGCCAGGTGACCACGGCCGTGGCGATGGGCGACGCGCTGACCGAGCGGCTCGTCGCCGCGGGGATCGGGTTCCGGGTGGCGGCGGTGCGGTGA
- a CDS encoding endonuclease V: MNTTLTTTIPPLPADWPADEAAARAVQDALRERVVRDEPGPRPGTGHVTGVDVAYDDERDVVAAAVVVLDGASLEVVQEATAVGRVAFPYVPGLLAFREVPAVLAALDALTADPGLVVCDGYGIAHPRRFGLASHLGVLTGRPTIGVAKNPFTFAYEAPGAARGSAAPLLDGAEEVGSALRTREGVKPVFVSVGHRVTLAEARAHTLHLTPRYRLPETTRRADALCRSALREATGG; this comes from the coding sequence ATGAACACGACCCTCACCACGACGATCCCGCCCCTGCCCGCCGACTGGCCCGCCGACGAGGCCGCGGCCCGCGCCGTCCAGGACGCCCTGCGCGAGCGGGTCGTGCGCGACGAGCCCGGGCCCCGGCCCGGCACCGGACACGTCACGGGCGTCGACGTCGCCTACGACGACGAGCGCGACGTGGTCGCCGCGGCCGTCGTGGTCCTCGACGGTGCGAGCCTGGAGGTCGTGCAGGAGGCGACGGCGGTCGGCCGGGTCGCCTTCCCGTACGTGCCGGGCCTGTTGGCGTTCCGGGAGGTCCCCGCGGTGCTCGCGGCCCTGGACGCGCTGACGGCCGACCCGGGGCTCGTGGTGTGCGACGGGTACGGCATCGCGCACCCGCGCCGCTTCGGGCTCGCGAGCCACCTCGGCGTGCTGACCGGGCGGCCGACGATCGGCGTCGCCAAGAACCCGTTCACGTTCGCCTACGAGGCGCCCGGCGCCGCACGCGGCAGCGCGGCGCCGCTGCTCGACGGCGCGGAGGAGGTCGGCAGCGCGCTGCGCACCCGCGAGGGCGTCAAGCCGGTGTTCGTCTCGGTGGGCCACCGCGTGACCCTGGCCGAGGCCCGCGCCCACACCCTCCACCTCACCCCGCGCTACCGCCTCCCCGAGACCACCCGCAGGGCGGACGCGCTGTGCAGGTCGGCGCTGCGGGAGGCGACGGGCGGCTGA
- a CDS encoding YciI family protein, translating into MFVMELTYTAPVDRVDALLADHVAWLDAQYAAGVFIASGRKNPRDGGVILAVGDSREEIEKLAASDPFTVGGVCAYRITEFLATKTAPELARYRQELPR; encoded by the coding sequence ATGTTTGTCATGGAGCTGACCTACACCGCCCCCGTGGACCGCGTCGACGCCCTGCTCGCGGACCACGTCGCCTGGCTCGACGCGCAGTACGCGGCCGGGGTCTTCATCGCGTCGGGGCGCAAGAACCCGCGCGACGGCGGCGTGATCCTGGCCGTCGGCGACAGCCGGGAGGAGATCGAGAAGCTGGCGGCGAGCGACCCGTTCACCGTCGGCGGTGTGTGCGCGTACCGCATCACGGAGTTCCTGGCGACGAAGACGGCACCCGAGCTGGCCCGCTACCGGCAGGAGCTGCCGCGCTGA
- a CDS encoding WD40/YVTN/BNR-like repeat-containing protein gives MPPAQGGPGTASASTARTGAAAPGDRSGAPAWPAAGNAHPVTRPAWSLKPTGTDARFRGLAAVSRSTAWTAGTKGTVLRTSDGGATWRDVSPPGASALEFRDIEAFDGRRAVVLAIGEGEASRVLRTDDGGATWTESFHNTDPKAFYDCMTFFDRRHGLAMSDPVNGKYRILSTADGGRSWKVLPDRGMPKAQEGESGFAASGQCLVSSGPRDVWLATGGAARARVLHSADRGLTWTATDAPIPGGDPARGVFGLAFRDRAHGIAVGGDYRADQPSPRASATTTDGGRSWRPAAKPVPAYRSGVTWLPHTRRSALAVGPTGTDLTTDGGRSWRTVDSGSYDTVDCARDLGCWAAGEKGRVARLERG, from the coding sequence GTGCCGCCCGCGCAGGGCGGACCGGGCACCGCCTCGGCGTCGACCGCGCGCACCGGAGCGGCGGCCCCGGGCGACCGGAGCGGCGCGCCGGCCTGGCCCGCGGCCGGGAACGCGCACCCCGTCACCCGGCCCGCCTGGTCGCTCAAGCCCACTGGCACCGACGCCCGCTTCCGCGGCCTCGCCGCCGTCAGCCGCAGCACCGCGTGGACCGCAGGGACGAAGGGCACCGTGCTGCGCACGAGCGACGGCGGCGCGACCTGGCGCGACGTGTCACCGCCCGGGGCGTCGGCCCTGGAGTTCCGGGACATCGAGGCGTTCGACGGGCGCCGCGCCGTGGTGCTCGCCATCGGCGAGGGCGAGGCGTCCCGGGTCCTGCGCACCGACGACGGCGGCGCCACCTGGACGGAGTCCTTCCACAACACCGATCCCAAGGCGTTCTACGACTGCATGACGTTCTTCGACCGCCGCCACGGCCTGGCGATGAGCGACCCCGTGAACGGCAAGTACCGCATCCTGTCGACGGCGGACGGCGGCCGCTCCTGGAAGGTGCTGCCCGACCGGGGCATGCCGAAGGCGCAGGAGGGCGAGTCGGGGTTCGCCGCGAGCGGCCAGTGCCTGGTCAGCTCGGGCCCGCGCGACGTGTGGCTGGCGACCGGCGGTGCGGCCCGCGCGCGGGTCCTTCACTCCGCCGACCGGGGCCTGACGTGGACCGCCACCGACGCCCCGATCCCGGGCGGCGACCCGGCGCGCGGCGTCTTCGGCCTGGCCTTCCGCGACCGCGCGCACGGCATCGCGGTCGGCGGCGACTACCGCGCCGACCAGCCCTCGCCCCGCGCGTCCGCGACGACCACCGACGGCGGCCGCAGCTGGCGGCCCGCGGCGAAGCCCGTCCCCGCGTACCGCTCGGGCGTCACCTGGCTCCCGCACACCCGCCGCTCGGCCCTCGCGGTCGGCCCCACGGGCACGGACCTCACGACGGACGGCGGTCGCAGCTGGCGGACGGTCGACTCGGGTTCGTACGACACCGTCGACTGCGCGCGGGACCTGGGCTGCTGGGCGGCGGGGGAGAAGGGGCGGGTGGCGCGGCTCGAACGGGGGTGA
- a CDS encoding SsgA family sporulation/cell division regulator, producing MSTVIEQAVEARLVAAAPRMPTIPATLHYDGRDPFAVRMSFPAPATLEGVEVYWTFARELLTQGVENAVGDGDVRVRPYGYDRTVLEFHAPEGTAIVHVQTGDLRRFLQRTAALVPVGQEHLHVDLDRDLADLMRDAC from the coding sequence TTGTCCACTGTCATCGAGCAAGCCGTTGAGGCCCGCCTGGTCGCCGCCGCGCCCCGGATGCCCACCATCCCCGCCACCCTGCACTACGACGGGCGCGACCCCTTCGCCGTCCGCATGAGCTTCCCGGCCCCGGCGACGCTGGAGGGCGTGGAGGTCTACTGGACGTTCGCCCGCGAACTGCTCACGCAGGGCGTGGAGAACGCGGTGGGCGACGGCGACGTACGCGTGCGGCCGTACGGCTACGACCGCACGGTCCTGGAGTTCCACGCCCCCGAGGGCACGGCCATCGTGCACGTCCAGACCGGCGACCTGCGCCGCTTCCTCCAGCGCACGGCCGCTCTCGTCCCGGTGGGGCAGGAGCACCTGCACGTCGACCTGGACCGGGATCTGGCCGACCTGATGCGCGACGCGTGCTGA
- a CDS encoding isocitrate lyase/PEP mutase family protein, with amino-acid sequence MTNQHATATAFRALHTPGTPLVLPNAWDLASARVVESAGAAAVATTSAGLAWALGAADGDRLPRDRALAAVAAITAAVDVPVSADIESGYAEDAAGVADTVRAALAAGVVGVNIEDALYGAAEPLRPVAEQAERIAAARGAADAAGVPLFVNARVDTYLRGVGEGPDARLALTLERAAAFLAAGADGVFVPGAVAPDTVKALVEGVDGPLNVMAGPGAPAVAELAGLGVARVSVGSGIAQAVHALVRGAARELLTEGTYASLAGGLDYGELNGLLGR; translated from the coding sequence ATGACGAACCAGCACGCGACCGCCACCGCCTTCCGCGCCCTGCACACCCCCGGCACCCCGCTCGTACTGCCCAACGCCTGGGACCTCGCCAGTGCCCGCGTCGTCGAGTCGGCCGGTGCCGCCGCCGTCGCCACCACCAGCGCGGGCCTGGCCTGGGCCCTCGGCGCGGCCGACGGCGACCGGCTGCCCCGGGACCGGGCGCTGGCCGCCGTCGCCGCCATCACGGCCGCGGTCGATGTGCCGGTGAGCGCCGACATCGAGAGCGGTTACGCCGAGGACGCGGCGGGCGTCGCGGACACGGTGCGCGCCGCGCTCGCCGCCGGGGTGGTGGGCGTGAACATCGAGGACGCGCTGTACGGGGCGGCCGAGCCGCTGCGGCCCGTCGCCGAGCAGGCGGAGCGGATCGCGGCCGCGCGCGGTGCCGCCGACGCGGCGGGTGTGCCGCTGTTCGTGAACGCGCGCGTCGACACCTATCTGCGGGGTGTCGGCGAGGGTCCGGACGCCCGGCTCGCGCTGACCCTGGAGCGGGCCGCCGCGTTCCTCGCCGCGGGCGCGGACGGGGTCTTCGTGCCCGGCGCGGTGGCTCCGGACACGGTCAAGGCGCTGGTCGAGGGCGTCGACGGGCCGCTGAACGTCATGGCGGGTCCGGGCGCCCCCGCGGTCGCGGAACTCGCCGGTCTCGGTGTCGCGCGCGTCAGTGTCGGCTCGGGCATCGCGCAGGCGGTGCACGCCCTGGTCCGCGGGGCCGCGCGGGAGCTCCTGACGGAGGGGACGTACGCGTCGCTCGCGGGCGGTCTGGACTACGGGGAGCTCAACGGCCTGCTGGGTCGCTGA